From the Glycine max cultivar Williams 82 chromosome 11, Glycine_max_v4.0, whole genome shotgun sequence genome, the window GGCTTTCCCGACAAGGTAGCACATGCATCTAAATCTGAAAAATCAGAGTCTTAAGTTTTTTTATGAGGAGTACCAAGAATATTTGAagcttaaatatgaaaaatccaGTAACCAAGCTAAATCCTCTTCGGTACCGGGTGTTTCAACAGTATGTATTTCTCAATCTATGGAAGGTCCTAGTCCTTGGATACTTGACTCAGGTGCCTCTGATCATATCTCTGGTAACAAATCATCCTTTTCATCCATTTCTTTTGCAAAAACTCCTCACTTTGTTACTGTAGTCAATGGGTCCAAAGTTGCATCTCAAGGAATTGGTCAAGTTTCTTTATCTCCTTCATTAAAATTGAACTCTGTATTATTTATTCCGCATTGTCCCTACAACTTAATCTCATTAAGTCAATTGACTCGTTCGTTAAATTGCTCAGTAACCTTTGTTGctaattcttttgttatttagAAACATGGTACGGGTCGTCTGATTAGAGAAGGATGTGAATCACGAGGACTTTATTACTTAGAGTCTAGCCTTCCTGTATCCTGTTTTGCAACTTCAAAGCGCAAGCTTTTGCATGATCGTTTGGGTCACCCAAGtttaacaaaattgaaaatgatgttTCCTAGTCTTAGAATGTGAATCTTGTCAATTAGGGAAACATGTTAGGTCATCATTTCATCAATCAGACAAAAGATGTAATTCGGCTTTCTCTACCATTCATTCTAATATTTAGGGATCAAGTCGTGTCACATCTTTTGGTTTTAGATATCTTCATTGATGAATTTTCTAGATATATTtgggtttatttaatgaaagacatatatgaatttttgtCTATATTTATGTCTTTCTTTAATGAGATTCAGAACCAATTTGGAAAAACTATTAAGATTTTCAGAAGTGATAATGCTAAAGAGTATTTTTCTCATGATCTGTCTTCCTTCTAATCCTCAAAAGGTATTTTACATCAGTCCACATGTCCTCATACACCGCAACAAAATGTCATAGCAGAAAGGAAGAATCGCCATCTTCTTGAAACTACACACTCCCTAATGTTCAACTCAAATGTTCCTGTACATCATTGGGGAGATGCAGTTCTCATTGCTTGTTTCTTAATAAATAGGatgccttcttcttctcttgaaaaTTAGATTCCTCACTCAATTATTTTCCCTCATGACCCATTATTTCATGTCTCTCCTAGAGTATTTGGTTGTACCTGTTTTGTCCGTGATCTCTCTCCTGGTCTAGACAAACTCTCTGCTAAGGCTATTAAATGTGTCTTTTTGGGATATTCTCGTGTTCAAAAGGGTTACAAGTGTTATTCTCCTACTACAAAACGGTATTATATGTCTGCTGATGTTACTTTTGTTTAGGACACACCTTTCTTCTCGTCCTCCATAGACTATTCTTCTTCCCTTCAGCAAGTCCTTCCTGTCCCATCTTTTGGTCCAATGAGTAACTCCAACCAAAGTGTTAGTGAAATACCTTCTCATCCACCAAACTTTATTGAAGTTGCTCCTTCACCCCTCATTACATATCAACGCAGGACACAACAAGTTAGCTCCATAGTGCCTGAGTCTTCTTCTCGTGATTCAGATCCTCCTCCAGCAGATCCTCAAACCATGGATCCTTCCTCTTCCACTTCTCCTCATAATTCTGATTCAGATTGGCCCATTGCACTCAGGAAAGGTACTCGATCTACTCGTAATCCTCatcctatttataatttcttgagtTATCATCGGTTGTCtccttcatatttttcttttgttttctcattGTCTTCTCTTACTATTTCTAACAATATCCATGAGGCACTTGATCATCCTGGATGGCAACAAGCCTTGATTGATGAAATGCAGGCTCTTGAAAGCAATGGTACTTGGGAACTTGTTCCTTTTCCTCCTGGCAAGAAAACGGTTGGTTGTAGATGGGTCTATGCTGTTAAAGTTGGGCCCAATGGTGAGGTTGATCGGTTGAAGGCTCGGTTAGTAGCtaaaggctacactcagatctATGGTCTTGATTATTCTGATACTTTCTCTCCTGTAGCTAAAATCACCACTGTTCGACTGTTCCTTGCTATGACTGCCATGCATCATTGGCCCCTCCATCAACTTGacattaaaaatgtctttcttcATGGAGATCTTCAGGAGGAAATCTATATGGAGCAACCTCCTGGCTTTGTTGCTCAGGGGGAGTATGGTCTAGTATGCAAGCTACACCGATCTCtttatggattgaagcaatCCCCTCGAGCTTGGTTTggtaaatttagttatattgtGCAACTTTTTGGGTTAAAACAAAGTGAAGCagatcattctgttttttattgtcatacaTCTCCTGAAAAGTGTGTTTATTTAATggtctatgttgatgatatagtgaTTACAGGAAATGATGCTACTAAGATCTCTCAGTTAAAAGAGCACTTATTTAGTCATTTTCAGACCAAAGACCTGGGTTATTTGAAGTACTTTCTTGGTATTGAGGTGGCTCAATCAAAAGATGGTGTTGTGATTTCACAGAGAAAGTATGCTCTTGATATATTGGAGGAAACAGGCATGCAAAATTGTAGACCTGTTGATAGTCCTATGGATCCAAATCAGAAGCTCATGACAAATCAAAGTGAAATTTACCCTGATTCTGAGAGATATAGGAGACTTGTAGGAAAACTCATTTATCTTACCATTACAAGACTTgatatttcttttgttgttgGGGTTGTTGGTCAATTTATGCAAAATCCTCATGTTGATCATTGGAATGCTGTCATGCGTATTCTCATATGTGTAAAGAAGGCTCCAGGGCAAGGATTGTTGTATGAAGACAAAGGAAACACTCAAGTCTCAGGATATTGTGATGCAGATTGGGCTGGCTGTCCTATAGACAAGAGATCTACCTCAGGATATTGTGTTTTATTGGAGGGAATATTATTTCTTGGAAGAGCAAGAAACAAGTTGTTGTTGCTCGATCCAGTGCGGAGGCTGAATATAGATCTATGGCTATGGCTACATGTGAACTTATGTGGATTAAACAATTTCTCCAAGAATTGGGATTTTGTGAAGTTGAGCAAATGAAGTTATACTGTTCACATTGCCTCAAATCCAGTCTTTCATAAGAGGACTAAACACATAAAGATTGATTGTTATTTCATTGGTGAGAAACTATTGTCCAAGGAGATTAACACCGAGTTTATTAACTCCAATGACCAGTCGGCAGATATTCTAACTAAGTCCTTAAGAGGAGCTAGAATTCAGTCTATATGTTCCAAGCTTGGTGCATATGATTTGTATGCttcagcttgagggggagtgttaaaATATTGTGTATAAAGCTATCTTGAGGAGACAGCTGTGTTGTGTGGTTGTAAACAGCTATCTCCCACTCCTTgtaccctatatatatatatttaatagtgTGCAATAAATTCTGAGGggtgaaaattcaaatttcaagtctaCTCTTTGATGGAGCTTTGCCAGGCATTCTTATATGATGAAATATTAGCATTATTAGCTTATTTTTATCACAATGCATGCCCTTCATATATATTGTGTACTTCATTTCTATGAAACATTGGACAGGGCATGgcaaaagatgaaaagctgaGCCAATCGCATGAAACATGGAAGCAAGAGATTGCAAGAAGCCAATCCCAAGTGGATGCATTGCAAAAAGAACTTACAGAGTTAAAGGCTTGCAATCAGGGTTCAGATGGAAATGCAAAAAAGGATTTGGAGGTTCTTTGGCGAAGAGTCAAGACTGCTTCTACATTGTTGACTTACCTGAAGTCAAAAGCTAGGCTCATGGCTGTTCCTCATCTAGCCCATACATCTTGTGGCATCAAACAATTAGAGGGGGTATGCTTTGTTGACAAAAATGGGATACCATTATCAGGTTGGTCCAGCAATgttgatttttcttcatttgatgACGCAGATGAAGAATCTTGGAATGGAATTAGCCACCAGCATGGTTCCTTAGATGAACAAGATGCAGCTTACATAGGTGAAATGCTCAAGTCTGTACAGATGGTCACAGATGTGATGGAAGCCCTTGTCAAAAGGGTTTTACTGGCTGAGTCAGAAACTgcaatagaaaaggaaaaagtaagTATAAGTAAGGAAGAAATTAAGCGGAAGTCTACCCAGTTAGAGAACATGTCTATGAAATTACAGGAGATGGAGCATTTTGCTTTGAATACAAATAGTATCCTAACTGAGATGCGGCAGAGAGTTGAGGACTTGGTGGAAGAAACAACCAGACAGAGAGAACGGGCTGCTGAAAATGAGGAAGAACTTTCTAGAGTGAAGCAGGAATTTGAGTCTCTGAAATCATATGTTAGCGGTCTAATAACAGTAAGAGAAACCTTGCTTTCTTCAGAGAAGCAATTTCGAACTATTGAGAGGCTGTTTGAAAAGTGAGTATATTACATGCTATAAGTAATATGCTATTATATTACATGTCTTgataattatttgatgtttggCCTACATCAAGTTGCTTGAATTAAATGCTTCAGTACACTTCCTGCTGCATTTTTATGCTccatatatgatttattttatttttacttggtgCCATGCCATCACGTTGACTTTTATTGGATCAAGTGTTCTACTTCTGTAAAATAACATTCTTCTTCTTGTGGGTGTGGATAGGATTTTCTGTATGCACATGATCAGAGGGTCTTTCTTGGACTCTTGTTTTAGAAGCAGAAGTTCATATAACAATGAAAGAATCTTGGGAACCTTTAGTGATGCAAGAAGTAAATACTATTAAACTTGGTTTGTTGAGATATGTTGTAAATTATTTAAGGGTCAATTAAGAGGTAACTATATTTTTGTCATAATTATTTTCACTGTGATTTGGTTAACTgcttttatttgaacaaatctGACACATCATAACTTGGCTATTGTAATATTGTTTCATTCGGGAGGATGTCTTCCTGTTTCTCTTCTGCTTGACTTAGTCATGTCTATACCGCTTATTCAAGTTTCTTTCTAAAAACATCACCTTTATCAActgatttataaaaatatcaccTTTTAGGAAGTCGGCAACTTGGTTTTGCTTAGCttatgtgtgcatttttccTGCTACTCTCAGCAATTGCAAACTTAAAATGTAGATCCTTAATTTTTCAGAGTGCAATTGCAAACTTGTAGAGTTTCTtggttttattataaatatatcatttttttggaAGTTGGCAACTTGGTTTTGCTTAGCttatgtgtgcatttttccTGCTACTCTCAGCAATTGCACACTTAAAATGTAGATCCTTAATTTTTCTGAGTGCAATGACAGCTtcatttgattatttgttgttcAACTTACATTAGCTActgatttataaaattatagtgTTTAAATTACAGTATTTGTATAACATTGGTCCTTTATCTAGATAATGCTTCAATAAAATCCAGTCTCTTTAAATTGATAAGTGCATTAGGGCGCATCTCTCCTTGTCATGGCAAATGCCGGCTTGTTCTAGCCACAAAGGCTCAAATGGATTTTCAAAATATAGATTGGCATGGCCTACTCATTATAGTGAAATGTCAACTGGAGTGTCCCCACTCCCCATGAACCTAGCTCAATTGGTTTAAACATTTGCTCGCATGTTTTCACATAAAGTGTTAATTGAAGCACAAGTTTCAGGTCCATAAGCCTGTTATTATTACAAGATAACTTGGGTCTTGTGGTGGGGTGGTTGCATGGTGTGAACATTCATTTCAATTCTCATGTTCAATGTTCATTTCTACCTCTGATATCGTACTTGTCTAATTGACTAATGTTCCTTTGGAGCAGGCTAGTTGCAAAGACTACTCAATTAGAGGGTGAGAAAATGCAGAAAGAGGCTGAAGTTCAGAAACTTATGGAAGAGAATGTTAGGTTGAGTGCACTGCTTGACAAGAAAGAGGCTCAACTTCTTGCATTGAATGAACAATGCAAGGTAATGGCCTTGAACGCTTCAAACATGTAAATGCCAAAGTTTTATGCTGACCACTGGAGGCACTAAAAAGAAGGTTTATCCATAAACATCGTTAATGCcttaagttttattttctgGTGCCATTTGTTGTTAAAATTGAACGCAGAAAATACTTGTGCTTGGAATGTAAACTTGGAGTGCTCTTTCatggggaagaaaaaaaatgaggatgGGGTGTCTCTTTGCTGTAAATGTTGGAGACCAAATCACGAACCTCACATCACAGATATCACTGAGTAATATTATAGTAACCAGTTAATTACCATCAATCAATAGGTGAGTCATCCAatcaacttataattttttcgataaatatatttgaaatttcaacttAAGTAGAAGTATTTGTGTTTATTTCACaagtttatagtatttttttttaaaacgttaTTTGATTAGTGTTTAGCTTATGATTTATTACTGCattcattattttgtttttgtgctcaatatattaataaaaaattggttAAATTAATCGTTTTGATCccatttgtttaaacttttttttagcaaagaaacactttttccaaaaaaaaaacaatacatatttttttttgttaagaagTGTTTGGACGGAGAGCATTTGGACAGAGGGATTAAaacaagtttttattttcaaatgacaTGAACTAGAAAGATCATTTTTTaatgaacaaaaacaaatgCAGAGTTAAAAGCACACTTTATAAAAGATATAACTACATGTAGTTGTTCCACGAGACTTCTTAATGACATCATAAGTCACTTGGTTGCTAACGTGATTATTGCATCGTTAATGTTTTTACTTatagtaataattaaaagaaaaatctatttaaaaattaaaagtaaaaatttgcaaaagaaaaaagtttagagACCATAAAGTATTAAACTCTATACtatgtattaatatttttattgaaaatgaaaataatgttatttataaatagatttatctggctttcataaaaaaatagatctATCTATTAAGCTTAATAGGTTTTTTTAAAAGCTCACAAtctaaactaataattaaaacaaactctttaaaaaatatgaatttgatcTTTTTACTAAATAGACTAAGTTTTAAATGTGTTATGTTGTATATCCAGTCTTCTTGAGatcaaaatcagattttgaccacCACGACATTTCAATtgtaaaacttatataattataacttaGTTCAAGATCAAGGGATCATCGTTCATCAAACGACCACATGCACCTTATCAACATCTTATTTTCGTGTTCATTTCTTTCACATGTGCATAATCGAGTGTCACGTTAGATAACTGTCAATTTCGTCAAGCCgaataatatttaagaattaaggAATTAACATTCAAGACACACATGAGAATCCCAATTGTCACTTCCTCTATTTGGTTTTGAATGGTCAAGGAGTGATTACATATAGACACCATCCTTTTGTCATCATACCTCGCTCacatttagtcaaattttgttGACCAAAAATCACTTACACAATTGTCACACTTATTTCACAATTATCAAGTGAACATCTAACTAATAGTTTAACATATTTTCACtattaataaaatgtaaatttgtgaataaaaatttgttaatattttaagaaaaaaaattctttatttttgactTTCTTTTCTCTTGACTTTAAGtatttttggatttggattttttttataaagttaaaatatttggATTTTGACGCAGGGAATACGATTACAGAGAAAACCGAACAACTTCCGAGGAACCAAACCAACAAAAGCCAACGCAAAGGCAATTATCTCGTTGTATGAATTGGGTTGGGTACTATATTACTACTCTAGTGCCTGCAATTTCTCTCTAAAACCCTAAACCTCATTCTCCTGATTTCTGTTACATTGAGTTTaggaaacaaaaaacaacacaGTCAATTGGCAAATGTCTAACTCTAACCCGTTACCCCTCAAGAGACAAGGAGAACAATCGTCCGATGATGGCGCCTCTGCCATTAAACCTTCTCGCCTCAAAATCGCAATACCCTCTGAGGATTCCGACAAGAAGGTAACCCCTTTTTAGGCTTCCATCACCAATTTTTTCAACCCTAATTTTTCCTCCTTgttcctttgcttttttttatcattttttcctTCCTGGGTTTCTATTTCCCACGTTTTTGCTTCTTGGGTACCGAGTTTTCCccctaaaaaattattatttttggttcAGAATGCGAACAGGAGGCTCAAAGATGTTGAAATCTGTGTCCCAATAGTGTATGGGACCATTGCATTCTATCTTGGAAGGAAGGCCAGTGAGTAAGTTGCGTCTTTGTTTGTGTCCCTTTTGCTTTGTTGGGTCACTGTATTTGGCTATAGTTTCTAATCCTTCGATGTTTCCAGGTCTCAGTCACATAAGTGGACAGTGTATGTACGTGGAGCGTCGAATGAAGATCTTGGGGTGGTGGTTAAAAGGGTCGTGTTTCAGTTGCATCCTAGTTTTAATAACCCCACTAGAGTTGTTGAATCACCCCCTTTTGAGTTATCAGAATGCGGTTggggtgaatttgaaatagCCATCACCCTCTATTTCCACTCTGATGTCTGTGAAAAACAGCTGGACTTGTGAGTGTCAGTTGCTTGTTTTGGAGTCTTCATATTTTGCTGATTGAATAAATCATCAATTTCGAACTTGAACTATTACTACTTTCTCCTCTAAGTAATCCCTACTTTCTCCTCTAAGTAATCCTTAAAgtaataaaactaatttttaagtaATCCTTAAAGTAATGAATATTCATCACTTGAGTCCCTCAGTTGATGTATTTTAGTAAGATTTAGGGACTAATttgaagtttttcttttcttttcaaaatgttaTATTTAGCTTGATTTCTAATACTTTTAGAACTACTTAAGTGGTTTGTTTTACTTTAGGGATTATTTAGGAGAGACTGAGAGAGCAATACCTCAAGCATGAAATTGATGGTTTACTCTTTGCTGGTTACTTGGATTTGGGACTTGTGagattgcatttttttaataacttatgtTAATGGTTTCTGTGGTTATAGGTATCACCATTTGAAATTATATCCAGAAGATGAATCTGGCCCCCAGTCTACGAAGAAACCCGTGGTTGTTGAATCTTATAACGAGATTGTTTTCCCTGAACCCTCGGAGGTTTTTCTTGCACGTGTACAGAATCATCCTGCTGTTAATGTGCCTAGGCTTCCTGCTGGTTTGAATTTACCAAGTCCTGGTACTTTCCTTTCAATGTTATTCCTATTCCTACTAGTAGTAGTATTTAAGTTTCTTACCCTTCAGATTTTTTCTTTAAGCTTTCCCTTGTTTTGGTTTCTGCAGTACCAAGCGATACTGTGAATGATAAGGAGAGAGGTGACACCAAAGATCATCTTCTAACCCAATGGTTCTTGAACTTCTCTGAGGCTGATGAGCTCTTAAAACTTGCAGCAGCTCGCCAGCAGGTTATGGTTTCTTTATTCAATTATTCTATCATGCCTTGTCACTAGGGATTTATTAATGGCTTTTATTCTGCATTAGTTATTGTGCAGATGCTATGCTATGGCGCTTTCTTTTGTTCCTtaaagtaatattattttatgcagCTATGGGGATTACCATCTGAAAGTAAATATAATCAATTCACTGATCCATTCCTGATGTGCAACTAATGAAGATAATCTTCTCACAAAtgagatagtttttttttttgtttgcattCTTCTTGTATTTAGTCTAGGAGGCTTTTATTGGATGGTGAAACCTAATGGATTAGTTCATGGTTTTCTCACcaaatgttttatttgtttGGCACTGTTTTGGATGCATATGTAGTGAACACGAAGTTAACTACTCCAGTTACACATGTGGGCCTCTCTTTCTTACTGGTTGAaagcatttttaaaattttttttactaatgtttTGCTATTAAATTGTTTAATCTTTGTAGAGTTAGTGAGGATTTTTGTGCTGACTGTGTTTGCCATGTCCTAGGTGCAAGCTCATATTGTTAAGCTGCGAAGACAATTAAGTTTGGTGGAAGGACTGCCTCAGCTGTCTAAACCGCCATCTGGTTATGAATgtacatgatttttattttattttattttaaaatgaaattttttgggcTTCCCTTTTGAGTCAAACTTGGAAGATTCATGATGAACAATTATGTATATATGCTTCCTTGTAGATTGTGTTGCTTATTTTTATCTGTAGTAGCCAAAAGATTAGAGGTTTGAAGAATGGACATGATTCTGGGCATTTATGCTTAAAATCTTATTTGGTTATAGATGTGTATTAGTTGTAATTTGAGGagtataatattttatcttaaactTATCTAAATCCCTGTTGCTTTAACagtttaatcatttaaaaactgAACTTCGATGATTATTAACAAGTGTGTAGTTAATTGAATTTTACGCTTAAATTGACTCAATATTGATGAGTGAGTCCATCTAACTTTTCATATGAAGTTATATGAGCAAAAAATCAATATGCAATAAATACAAGTTTTCTAGAAGGAGCATTACTTTATACTATTGCCAACAGCTATGTTGATTGTTGAAGCTTCCTTGTACGACCGGAAGAGACATTTGTCAAATGTCAACTCCTCTTGCAATACGTAATAGTAgaggtaaataaaaaaaatatttaattataaatttatcttttagtcTTTAAACTTTAACATATGTTGATTCCTATACAGACAATTTTTAATTCCTTCTAGTTTTTatccatataatttttatttcttttagtctttaatatcttaatttataGGGTCAAAGACatcaaaggtaaaaaaagattaaaaatataatgtataagaaataaaagatttacaacaatttttaaatataagaactaaaatgtaATGTTTGTCCAATTATAAGGAccgaataaaacttgaaaaaataaaCCTCCCAGCAGTCTTTGTTTTGCATGGTTTAGTGAAAAACTACAATTGTTGTTGTGAGATAAACTTCCACATAATCGATCCCATGGACAACATCCTTATAAGCTCAACGCCAAGGCAAGTTTGAGAACACCACATTCACAACACATGATTACTTTTTAGTATAAGGTCACCAAGATTGGCTCAAGCATAAGGCAATCAAAATTCTTACTTtaagttcataaaaaaaaaactatttattactattttataaaactttcatATGAGTAGACGCTTACAGTGTTCATTAGTATGTGTTTATCATCAAtactctttaaaattatttagccatttacttcaattaaaaaaatcatctcaaAATTTGTTAAGAGTTAAAAGTATGTTTAGACTAACATAAGCTAACTTGACTCTAAACACACTATGTTGAACCCAAAGGATTGATGAGTGGTGTAAGATCTTATTTCGTTTAAATGAGTGTAAATTTAgtgaaataattcatattcgATTCTTATTGTGTGTAAAATTTCATTAGATCAATGACAGTCATATATCGCAAACGATATTAATTTTTGACTTAGTGAGTTAAAAAATACTCGTAATTTCTAACCTAGGAACAAAAACACATTATGTTGAGTTGTTGACCAAACACAAAATATCCAAGTGGTATATTTCACTGAGTATACTTTGTAGTTTATACAGTATACACTATACACAAAAGCACTTTATTGTCTCTGGTTCGATTCCATACGGTTCCAAAATCTCTTATGCTACCCAGCAAACTCCAACAGAAGCCAGCTCAGTAAGTGAAATACGAGTTACAAATTTACAAAACTGAGAGGGGCCAACTTTCTCTTCATAAACAGAGAAAATTAACATGTAATTATTAATCTGAAAATTGAGGACACTCCAAGACACATATTTAAggaaaatttcaagaaaatagaAGCAAGTTAGCCAACTAAGAAGGTCAGAGGAACTTCTTAGGCTCTGGGAGAGTCAACTTCATGGCTCCCTTTCTTTTTAGAGAAAAGCCATCCTATCAAAGGCATCAACGGCTTCCTCTTTGGCTTCTTAACAGAAGGAGGTCTCCCAAGCAATTCACCCTTGTTAGGGATAACTTGAGCAAGTGCATGAGGACTAGCGAATTTCACATATCTTCTTTTTTGGAACTCTTCTGCTTTCTCCTCATCACTGCTTTGAGTTTTGATTTCCATATTGGTTGTTGTTGCATTTGCAATGAACTTGAGGTCTTCAATCTCCGGATCGTCCCGTCGCTGCAGCAACCTTTGCTCTCTTGCTTTTGTGTCTTCTAGTTCTTTCTGCGTTTGTTCCAGTTCCTTTTTCAGGGACTTGATGCGTTGAACCAAATTGCTAGCTTCTTCTCTTGCTCCCTCAAGACTTTGCTTTGTTTCTTCCAGCTCAGTTGCCAATGCTCCACCTCTGGTTTGTGCACTCCCACTTCCATTCGCTTCAACTTGCATCTTAATCAATTGAGGCACATAATcagaagaaaattaattaactaactaTATACATCTGCTTCAATTTGGAGCTAACATGTGCATTATGTTTTTAAAGTCATGTACTGATAGTGTAAATGGCTTTTACACTGACATCTAATTAAAATTGACATGTGTGATAAATTTGTTGACATCTAATTAAAATTGACATgtgtgataaatttattgacataTATTTATCACGATTTCTGATTGattgatagtaaaaaaaattaaacttggaGTAGAAAGAGAAATGGGAGAACCTCTTTGAGCTTGTTGGCATAAATTTCCCCAACTAGTACTTTTTCTCCGAACAACATAACTGCTTCTTTAACAGACTTGAATGGGGCACGAGTGTCAATCTCTGCACGTTCCATGATCACCATTCCACCACCTTTCTTGTCCATGAACGTTTGTTCTTGAGCTAACTAGTCACCAACTTGACCTCAGCTGGTGTAGAAATTAAACTATGATAGAATGAGAAAATTGCTAATAACTAAGGTATAATGTATGAGTGAATATCTGAAGGGGAAGTTCCATTTAATACAACAGATGAGAGGAATAGTCTTAAGGTCATTAGTTAATAGATATTGGTGGTGTAATAATTGGCTAACTTGAAAAGAAACTTAGTAGAATCACAaaaacctttcttttcttcgCGTCCACTTCACTGGTATTTCGTTAATTGAAGTTGACAAGGGTGGTTGGACTGTCTTGATAATTTAGTTAGTTCAATCTATATGATATCGAAGTTTTGAGAGCACTCTTTGGAGCCTTGATTAGGACTTGTCTCCTTTCAACCATAGTATATCGTTTATGGTTCCATTTCAGGCACTAGTGGAGCCCATGCAAATtttcagaaagaaaataagactTGGGCATGTTCATGTACTTAAGGAAAGTTTTTTCATCCGAGTGCTTCGTCCAAATTGCTAATTAAATAAGGTATCCAACGCCCTCTAGTTAGACCTACTtccaaattttaacataattaacatattgttattatatttgttaataCTTTAAAGCAAATTTATATTGAGGAAAAAAAGTAGTTTGACCATCCTAAACTTTGGTTAAATTACAACAGTACAACATAAAAACTAAACCATCAAGGATTGACTTTAGTTGAAGCAGGAACGGATACACGTTTGCAAACGTGCGAACAgttaactttatttaatataatatacatgtaTAATTATAAATCACTCTTATAATTTAAAGTACGTAGTAAAAGGAGTCCATTTATAATATAGTTATTGCCTCCACAAAActacatttctatttttatttttattttctcaattatACATCCCTAATTTTATCTTTGTGTAC encodes:
- the LOC100799360 gene encoding uncharacterized protein, coding for MAKDEKLSQSHETWKQEIARSQSQVDALQKELTELKACNQGSDGNAKKDLEVLWRRVKTASTLLTYLKSKARLMAVPHLAHTSCGIKQLEGVCFVDKNGIPLSGWSSNVDFSSFDDADEESWNGISHQHGSLDEQDAAYIGEMLKSVQMVTDVMEALVKRVLLAESETAIEKEKVSISKEEIKRKSTQLENMSMKLQEMEHFALNTNSILTEMRQRVEDLVEETTRQRERAAENEEELSRVKQEFESLKSYVSGLITVRETLLSSEKQFRTIERLFEKLVAKTTQLEGEKMQKEAEVQKLMEENVRLSALLDKKEAQLLALNEQCKVMALNASNM
- the LOC100799891 gene encoding transcription initiation factor TFIID subunit 14b; translated protein: MSNSNPLPLKRQGEQSSDDGASAIKPSRLKIAIPSEDSDKKNANRRLKDVEICVPIVYGTIAFYLGRKASESQSHKWTVYVRGASNEDLGVVVKRVVFQLHPSFNNPTRVVESPPFELSECGWGEFEIAITLYFHSDVCEKQLDLYHHLKLYPEDESGPQSTKKPVVVESYNEIVFPEPSEVFLARVQNHPAVNVPRLPAGLNLPSPVPSDTVNDKERGDTKDHLLTQWFLNFSEADELLKLAAARQQVQAHIVKLRRQLSLVEGLPQLSKPPSGYECT
- the LOC100804345 gene encoding WEB family protein At2g17940, giving the protein MDKKGGGMVIMERAEIDTRAPFKSVKEAVMLFGEKVLVGEIYANKLKEMQVEANGSGSAQTRGGALATELEETKQSLEGAREEASNLVQRIKSLKKELEQTQKELEDTKAREQRLLQRRDDPEIEDLKFIANATTTNMEIKTQSSDEEKAEEFQKRRYVKFASPHALAQVIPNKGELLGRPPSVKKPKRKPLMPLIGWLFSKKKGSHEVDSPRA